Within the Oncorhynchus kisutch isolate 150728-3 unplaced genomic scaffold, Okis_V2 scaffold1164, whole genome shotgun sequence genome, the region GACAAAGAATTCTGAATATGGAACTTATTTCAGACATGCGGTGTATTGCAACTTCTCACAATGATTTGATATTTCTTGttcatttatttgaattgtgAATTTGTTTCCCATTCATAATCTCAATCAAGGTACAACTTTGACTCATGGAGAGAGTTTTCTTATTTGGATGAAGAGGAAAAGGACAAGGCAGAATGGTAAGTAATATCAGAACATGGTGGGTAATATCAAAACAATCCACTGTCATATATTTATGTATTGTAGATGTTTTATTGTCACCAGGTACAGTAGAATGTGTTGCTTTACAGGGTTAGCCATAGTACGGTgcccccctggagcaaattagggttaagtgccttgctcaagtgcacaTCAACCTATTTTTTTTCTGTCATTTTTATCTTCAAATAGTCAgatcagggattcgaaccagggacctttcggttactggccccgagctctaaccgctaggctgcctGTGTCTTCCATTCTCAGTAGTGTCTGATTTGTATGCTTTCATCTGTTGAATTCAGTCGTGATGAGAGGAGATGGATTGAAAAGCAGAATCGTGCAGCCAGAGCCACCAGGAAGAAGGAAGAGATGAATAGACTACGGACGCTTGTTGGTAAGGCCCACTAGACATGCATACCTGTTCTTACATGAACAATAGAAAATGACTAACTCAACTGAAATACCTGGCAGATGGGTTCATGGAATGACACTGTTTGGGTGCGTTTCTGTTGAAAGACACGGCCTACAGCCTTGATCCCAGGATAAAGAAATTCAAAGATGATGAGAAGGCCAGAAAGGAGAATGAGAAGAAGGCCAAAGCAGACGCCAAGAGGAAAGAGCAGGAAGAGAAGGAGCGGGTCAGTCCGACACATTAGAACATGTATTTTGTTTTATTCTTGCCTCTCCTTTGTGTCCAGATTGTTTCTGCGTAGACTTCAATGCGTTTCTGACTGTGTTGGTATCAGGCTCGGCAGGCAGAGCTGGATGCTGCACGGCTGGccaaagagaaggaggaagaggaggccaaACTGGTTGCCCAGCAGGccaagaaggagaaggagatccAAAAGAAGGCCATcaagaaagagaggcagaaactGAGGACAACTTGCAAGGTGCTGCTTGAATGGGGTGGCCTCTCTCCAGGGAATTAATGAACATTTGTTGATTAGTGGGCAAGATTGTAATGCTGTTAAAGGTACCCCAACTCATCTTAGTATTTTCCTGTCCTCTTGTTTTGTTTTCCCCTGAAGAACTGGAATTACTTTGGTGACAATGAATCTGATAGTGTGAAAATGATGGAAGATGTAGAGAAACTTTGTGACCGTTTGGAGCTTGTGAGGTAAAGGATATTAATTTAAATTCGCCTTATTGGTAATACTTTATACAAATCTGCAGTTGAACTCAATACAGTGGGAATCACTTTCTTTCTCCAGTCTGCAATCCCTGAATGAAGGATTGGCATTGGGTTCAAAGGAGGAGGGCAAGGTAGCGGTGGAGAAGCAGGTAGAGAGCACCACATGATGACTGGGTGTAAATATGGTACACAGCTTCCATCTGTACCACTGACATTGTTTTGTATGTACAGGTGCAGGAGGTGAATGCCCAGCTGCAAAAGGAGAAGGATGCGGAGGTGCAGGCCAGGCAAGCTGTCCGTACTACCGTACAGGCCAGCGGAGGAGGCGGGGGTGGAGGAAAGGGCTGGAATGAGGAAGAGCTCCCACTGCTCATCAAAGCAGTCAACCTGTTCCCTGCTGGAACCAACGCCAGGTACCCTCCCAGGGCTGTGTTCAACAGGGCACAATGTTGAAGTAGAACAAACGAGCCTAAAAATACATAACGAACTTGCCTCTTgcatgtagaataaggaatcCACTCTATTCATGACATTTCTGTATTGACATGTTTTTATTGATACTATTCATAGGAAACACACTTTAATTTGAACAATGGTACAAGTTCAAtattcatgacatttctatctgcaatgtttGCCTAATGAACTTGGCTGTGTTCTGTCCATGAAGCGGAACATTCCACTGCTGGTGTAGATGGCCTTGCCGATTTCATGCTTTTACTTTTCAAGTGATTAATCTTTCGTTGTTTCTATCCTGTAGATGGGAAGTCATTGCCAACTACATGAACTTGCACTCCACCAGTGGCATCAAAAGGACAGCCAAAGATGTTATCAACAAAGCCAAGAACTTACAAAAGCTTGGTGAGCAACTGTCATGTCACCAGATGTAGGAGCCTTTGTCAGTGTAATTCTCTGCAAAACACGTTTGAAACTTTGCCACTTTTTCAGAACCCGGGCAGAAAGATGAGATTAACAAGAAGGCCTTTGAGAAGTTTAACAAAGAGCATGCAGCCGTGCCCCAGACAGTGGACAACGCAGTGCCCTCTGAGAGATTTGATGGTGAGTGGTCATTCAGTAGTTAATTTTTGCTTGCACAAAAGCCCACTGGATTAATACCCATGACTGAAAGTACTTTGTCACCGACTCCATACTTCCGACACTTGAGGATCTGATTAAGTAATATGGGGGGGGTGTAGTAGTGACTACGGGTTCTTTCTGGATATGTTTCCTAGTGTTAGCCATTCACTGTCATCTTCAATTCTCACTGCTTCAGGTGCTGAAGCCAACACTGCATCCTGGACCACTGAGGAGCAGAAGCTTCTAGAGCAGGCCTTGAAGACCTACCCAGTCAGCACCCCAGAGAGGTGGGAGAAGATTGCTGCAGCTGTGCCAGGACGTACCAAGAAGGACTGTATGAAGAGATATAAGGTAAGCTGGACCTTATCGTTAATCCTTCGGTTTGTGATTTCAATCCCTGTTTGTATGTACAATTTAGATGACATGTCGAAGCTGTAGCATTCTAAGTCTGATCACGTTTAGGCTGCACCTTTAAAGGCAATGTTTATGGAGCCCGATTTTCACAGTAAACGCTGCATAGCGCACATGTCGACTCAATGTGAAGTGACCTTTTTAAAAGGGCTCTACTGCTGATCAGATTGAATGCCTGCCTAAAGCTAGTTCTCTCCTCTACAGGAACTGGTGGAGATGGTCAAAGCCAAGAAGGCCGCCCAGGAACAAGTTGGCAGTAAAAGCAGAAAATGACAAGACAACCAGCCCCATGTTCTTCTTTTAACGTTATTGTGTTGGTCTTTATTTTATAATAAAATTCAAAGCAACCACAACTTAAACTCTGTTTGTAAAAGTTGATATGTTTATATATTGTACAGTTGGCTGCTCGCTGTTAACTTTCCTAAGTATCTAAAGAGAGCACCAATTCTCAGGTTCTCATCCAGTACATCCCACTGCGAATTCGGTTGTAGTCTGGGAGCTGCTCAATTGGTCCTGAAAAAGAGGGAAATGTACTGAATGCTCTTTATACCACACCAGTTTTGTAAGTAGTCATATCATCAACAGTTCAATTCCACTGTTTTGCCCTAGCAGCACAGGTAAGGTCTTGACTGAGTGCAATATTGTATGTATTGTTTTGGCAACGAATGAAGTGTGTATATTTGTAGCTGAAATTGCATAACTTTGTTTGACGACCCCTAATAGCCTTAATTTGGAAGGGGGGGGAATGCCAGTAAACAGAATGAATTAGAATCTGTTCTCAATAACAATAGAAATCACAACGTACCGACTGCTGCGATGGCAGGCGATTTGTCATAGATGTATTTTGTACACACGTCCTTGATGGTCTTTGCATCTATGGCCTTCGAGGGACATAAACATATTTCAAATAAAGACACTGCAATTTCCCAACACAGTCCACAAGTGTCTTTGCTATGTTAATCACAGCTTACATTTGGGGTCGAAACATTCCTTTACTCACATCAATTCTGGCCTCCAGTTCATGCAGAGGGATCCTACGGCTGTAACAAAGCATCTGTCTGCCGATGTCCTCACAGATGGGGGTGGATCCTAGAAAAAAGGTCCATTTGATTTTACGATCATTGGCAGGGTTGGCTAAATACCTCCCATATAAATTGAAATGTCAATGTGTCTGCAGATAACTGGGTACCCCTGAAAGTCCATTGGTAATTCAAACCCTAATCACGTGGTCTTACCGTCAAGATGCAAAAGCATGTTTGTCTTGAGGAGGTTCTTGGCTCTTGCAACTTCGCTCTCAGTAACGCTAGTGCAGAGTGACATCCTGAGGTGAACAAAAGTAAATGTCAGTCATTTATTGGACAGAAGTCATAGTATGAACTGAGCGGCAACCCCCTTTCACACTACCGTGCTGGGTCAGATTTTCTTCACATTGTCCTTTTCAACCCTGTTCCAGCATAACCAGGTCAGCTTGGTTTGACTGCCCACTCAGGTGACAGCTGTGCTCACCATTCCAGCTGGGCGAAGTGCATCATCTCGTTGATGGTGCCAGGCTCACACACCATGTAGAGTCCCCACAGGCCTGTGTCGGTGTAACAGGTGTTGAAAGACTGGAAGCTGTGGCACAAGTTGCCCTGGCATGCCATCTGTGCCAGCTTGCTGGAGAGATTCTGGCAAAGGTCAATACACAGATTGTAAGAGGAGGAATCGACCTGGAAGGAGTCCCGGTGCCTGGGAACATGAATGAGAACTTACCACACCCCCACCAAAGGAGCGGTCCCAGTTGCCGATGAGTGTGTTTGCCACCATAAGGGGAATGGTATCGGGGTGCGACCAGCCCACTGCTTCCACAGCAATGGCAATGTGTGCCAGGGGCATCTTGTCATCACGAACTCGGATCTATCCAACATACAAGGGGAAATTCCACAGTAAGTGACTCATTTCACAAACAAAAACCAACTACtgaaaagttaaacaaaccataactatatgcacaaggactactttgaacATTTAACAAAAGCACTGTTCAAGTAAGAGAATGACGGTTTGCCATTTGCTGTCATTTTGTTACCAAAcgttgcatctgcactgttcaagtaaatgtgtttttgtaaacatTTATTTGTGCATagtttgaaatacattttaaagtgaaatctGAGTGTCACtcttaccatggaattgcccatGGGGAGCAAGTTTGCCTGTTGGAGATAAACATTAAGTGCCTTCAATCTCACCTCACTTCCAGTAAAGTCACATTGTGGGAAAGTTGGCGCCTCTCCCTTGTATCTGGCAGGAAGATTCCCAAAGTGGTACTTGGCCAAATCTATCAATTCATTGTGTGAAACCCCTGTTCAAAAGACAACGTTAGAATCATTGGAAGATATTTTGTGCTATTTGTCAATGACagtgtacattgtgtaattttgACCAATTGTGTAGGCAAtgcctactaattggttgatgtcattggaaacatcTTTATTACTACAAAACATAAGCATGCCATTTTCACAAATGTTGGCATGGTGCTCTTTAAGAGAAAACCTACCCCCAGCAGCAGCCAACACTATTCTCGGTCCTTTGTAGTGAGTCGTGATGTATTCAACAAGGTCTCCTCTGTTTATTGTTCTATAAACACAGACAGCAGAAATGTCACTGCATATCCCCTGGTTTCTATGAAGCAAACTGGTCTGAGGTGACAGTTAAGTAGTTGACAGGAATAACCAAGTCTAGGGGTGTATTAGTCAGGAGTGAGCAATTCACAACATCGCAGATATAAAGGGAATGAATACAGTTAACCGGATGCCCTGTTCTGCAGTACATTTCTTTGTTAACATTGTTCTCGTGAGTTGGTTtatgttcattaggcacaaaacggaagaaaacagactgtaTCCGAGTGGGACTAGGCTTCCTGGTTCAATAAGGAAtgcagattattatttttttggttACAAAACATTTCCCATTCTGTGATGTAATGAACCCAGTCCCCAGCTGAGGCAGTTGAGAGTCCTACTTGATGTTCTCCGTAGGGCCCAGAATGGTTCTGCCCAGGGCTGTGGCTTGATAAGCTGTGGCGTGGAGGTAATCAAACACCACTTCCTGCAGGTTGGTCTCTACTTCCTGCATCTCTCGGAGGATGACCCCTCGCTCTCGCTCGATCTCTGCTCCCCCCAATGTGCTGTTCTGGATGATGTCTGCTAGGATCTCTACCGCTGGAGAACAAGGAAGGGGGAGCATTATAAATGGTCTCCGCCACACCGAAGATTCTTCATTTCTTATAGCAAAATGTCCACTATCCATCTGTGCCCACACACAGTTCAGTGACAAGACAGTGGAGCAAATCTCTTTACAGTCAGTGGTCATACCTCTGGGAAGGTCCTTTGTGAATGCTTTGGCGTAATACACAGTCTGCTCCCTCGAGGTGTAAGCATTCAGATGGGCCCCCATATTTTCAATCTCCAGCTCCAGGTCAAGCTGGGAGCGCTTCCTTGTACCCTGCCAGACGCACATCACAGATGAACAGACATGTCAAACGGCAACAAATATGGTCATGGACATTGGTTGCGATTTGCAGTGGTTGTCATCTAACCTTGAAAGCCATGTGTTCCAAGAAATGAGCAGTGCCATTGTTCCTCTCATTCTCATAACGACTCCCTGCATCTATCCAGAGACCAACCTGCAAGGCACCAATTGATGACATCCGACTTCAGCACACATATAGTAGACAGATTGTACTTAACAGTGGGAGGGTCTCTGTTACTCACTGTGCAAGTCGAAAGACCGGAATCCTCAGATGCAACACGTAGTCCATTTTCTAAGGTGGTAACCTTGGTTTCAGGGACATTTAACATCACTTGGTTGGCGGCCTGCGTAGCCAATAGTCTGTGTGAACCAACAATGGACTGCAATGAGAAGGGTGGAAGTGAGTACTATTAGCGACTAATGGTACCAGCTAGCTACAGAAGAACGTTGATAGCATTTGCAAGTTTTACTGGGCTGGGCATTACAGTTTATTCTAGTGTAGACTATAAAAACAATATCTAGATAATGCTACTGGTTTGAAGTAAGTTGTATGATCATTTCACACGCAGAGTCAATTATCACTAGAAGGAATTTTTCTACTTCATCAAAGCTTCAGGACCTGGCATATCCAGGCAATGCTGCCTGGATATCCCTCTGCATTAGCTACTATAGTTAGCTAAGTATCTGTTATTGATAATTCTACCAAGGTttacaggctaaaattgtcacccTTCTGGATATCGAGACTTACCCTGGTTAAGACATTAGTCTTCAATAAATTCCGTTTTACAAGATATCTCCCAGCGGAGGTAAGGCGATGTAAGGACGTCGCCATGTTGATTATTTTTGTGACATGGCTATTGCGCAAGTGCGATTATTCAGTGAGCTGCCGTAATGAGCATGTAACACGCCCACCAGCATTTGCCATGTCATTATGATTTGTAAAATGTCATATTCataaatatacatttacaaatgTAGCTATAATTGTAAATGTATTAATAGAAAAAAATTGTTTATAATCTTTAAGAATGAAATTGTACAATACTTGAAAACCATTTCCCCCTCTAGTAATAAGAAAGCTGTGTAGACCGTGAATGTATGTAACTTTTTCAAAGGTTTTGGTTTGAATGTACTTAATTATCATAATGCTTTACTATTCTCTCCCCTGGTAATTATGTTCTAAATTTTTCATATACTCTTTGTTTATTTAgtctgtctatttcctgtgtGCTTGAAATTGATTCataaaaaataatttcaaataataTAGCTGCAAGCAGCAATGAACGGGGTTCACAGGATGACAGTCAGGACACACTATCAGTTAGATAACAAAGCAAGCACTCTATCATGTAGAAATCTTCCTTTATGTGCAATCAATTCAAAAGGAAAGcatgaagcaccagtgactcagtctataaaaaaagtgctaaactacaggactgttttgctagcacagactggaatatgttgaAGGATTCttacgatggcattgaggagtacaccaaatcagtcactggcttcatcaataagtgcatcaatgacgtcgtccccacagtgactgtgcgTACATAtccaaccaaaagccatggattacagagtgggactctaacccggaagcttataagaaatctcgctatgccctccaacgaaccatcaaacaggcaaagtgtcaatacagggctaagaccGAATTGtattacaccggctccgacgcacgtcggatgtggcagggcatgcaaactattacagactacaaagggaagcacagctgagagctgcccagtgacacaagcctactagacgaactaaataacttctatgctcgcttcgaggcaagtaacaatgaaacatgcatgagagaacCAGCTTTTCCGGGCGACTGtatgatcacactctccgcagtaGATGTgggtaaaacctttaaacagatcaacattcacaaggccgcagggccagacggattaccaggacgtgtacaccGAGCATGCActtaccaactggcaagtgtcttcactgacattttcaacctctccctgtctgagtctgtaataccaacacatttcaagcagaccaccatagtccctgtgtccaagaacactaagataacctgcctaaatgactaccaacccgtagcactcatgtctgtagtcatgaaatgctttgaaagtattgtcatggctcacatcaacaccattatcccgcattaaacaccatagtgccctcaaagatcagcactatgctaaggaccctgggactaaacacctccctctgcagctggatcctggacttcctgactggccgcccccccaggttgtaagggtaggtaacaacacatctgccacgctgatcctcaacatgggggcccctcaggggtgtgtgctcagtcccctcctgtactccttgttcactcgtgactgcacggccaggcacgactccaacaccatcattatgtttgccgATGAcagaacagtggtaggcctgatcaccgacaacgacgagacagcctatagggaggaggtcagagacctgaccgtgtggtgcaaggacaacaacctctcgcgcaacgtgatcaaaacaaaggagatgattgtggactacaggaaaaagagtaCTGAGCACACCCGcattctcatcgacaggactgtagtggagcaggttgagagctttaagttccttggtgttcacattaccaacaaactaacatggtccaagcacaccaagacagtagtgaagagggcacgacaaaacctattccctctcaggagactgaaaagatttggcatgggtcctcagatcctcaaaaggttttacagctgcaccatcgagagcttcctgacaggttgcatcactgcctggtatggcaactgctcataCCAGGcacttctgtagtgccttgactgcaaggcactacagaaggtagtgagtacggcccagtacatcaccgggaaaagcttcctgccatccaggcccTCTATACCAGgccattttttatgtattttctttttgacattttatttcacctttatttaaccaggtaggctagttgagaacacctttatttaaccaggtaggctagttgagaacaagttctcatttacaactgcgacctggcaaagagtgagcagtgtgacacagacaacaacacagagttacacatggaataaacaataaacaaggcaataacacaataaacaagtcaatgacacagtagaaaaaaaagaaagtct harbors:
- the LOC116365069 gene encoding dnaJ homolog subfamily C member 2 isoform X1, with protein sequence MLIEALEGDVTVVYCNAIAASVQIEVEPVGRWFEAFLKRRNRNVSASFQELEEEEELSEESEDEELQLEDFPQLRTLDPKDWKNQDHYAVLGLAHMRYKATQKQIKAAHKAMVLKHHPDKRKAAGELIVEGDGDYFTCITKAIEILSDPVKRRAFDSVDPTFDNAVPSKGEGKDNFFEAYAPVFERNARWSSKKHVPRLGTMDSSFEDVDNFYSVWYNFDSWREFSYLDEEEKDKAECRDERRWIEKQNRAARATRKKEEMNRLRTLVDTAYSLDPRIKKFKDDEKARKENEKKAKADAKRKEQEEKERARQAELDAARLAKEKEEEEAKLVAQQAKKEKEIQKKAIKKERQKLRTTCKNWNYFGDNESDSVKMMEDVEKLCDRLELVSLQSLNEGLALGSKEEGKVAVEKQVQEVNAQLQKEKDAEVQARQAVRTTVQASGGGGGGGKGWNEEELPLLIKAVNLFPAGTNARWEVIANYMNLHSTSGIKRTAKDVINKAKNLQKLEPGQKDEINKKAFEKFNKEHAAVPQTVDNAVPSERFDGAEANTASWTTEEQKLLEQALKTYPVSTPERWEKIAAAVPGRTKKDCMKRYKVSWTLSLILRFVISIPVCMYNLDDMSKL
- the LOC116365069 gene encoding dnaJ homolog subfamily C member 2 isoform X2, whose amino-acid sequence is MLIEALEGDVTVVYCNAIAASVQIEVEPVGRWFEAFLKRRNRNVSASFQELEEEEELSEESEDEELQLEDFPQLRTLDPKDWKNQDHYAVLGLAHMRYKATQKQIKAAHKAMVLKHHPDKRKAAGELIVEGDGDYFTCITKAIEILSDPVKRRAFDSVDPTFDNAVPSKGEGKDNFFEAYAPVFERNARWSSKKHVPRLGTMDSSFEDVDNFYSVWYNFDSWREFSYLDEEEKDKAECRDERRWIEKQNRAARATRKKEEMNRLRTLVDTAYSLDPRIKKFKDDEKARKENEKKAKADAKRKEQEEKERARQAELDAARLAKEKEEEEAKLVAQQAKKEKEIQKKAIKKERQKLRTTCKNWNYFGDNESDSVKMMEDVEKLCDRLELVSLQSLNEGLALGSKEEGKVAVEKQVQEVNAQLQKEKDAEVQARQAVRTTVQASGGGGGGGKGWNEEELPLLIKAVNLFPAGTNARWEVIANYMNLHSTSGIKRTAKDVINKAKNLQKLEPGQKDEINKKAFEKFNKEHAAVPQTVDNAVPSERFDGAEANTASWTTEEQKLLEQALKTYPVSTPERWEKIAAAVPGRTKKDCMKRYKELVEMVKAKKAAQEQVGSKSRK
- the LOC116365070 gene encoding mitochondrial-processing peptidase subunit beta-like, which codes for MATSLHRLTSAGRYLVKRNLLKTNVLTRSIVGSHRLLATQAANQVMLNVPETKVTTLENGLRVASEDSGLSTCTVGLWIDAGSRYENERNNGTAHFLEHMAFKGTRKRSQLDLELEIENMGAHLNAYTSREQTVYYAKAFTKDLPRAVEILADIIQNSTLGGAEIERERGVILREMQEVETNLQEVVFDYLHATAYQATALGRTILGPTENIKTINRGDLVEYITTHYKGPRIVLAAAGGVSHNELIDLAKYHFGNLPARYKGEAPTFPQCDFTGSEIRVRDDKMPLAHIAIAVEAVGWSHPDTIPLMVANTLIGNWDRSFGGGVNLSSKLAQMACQGNLCHSFQSFNTCYTDTGLWGLYMVCEPGTINEMMHFAQLEWMSLCTSVTESEVARAKNLLKTNMLLHLDGSTPICEDIGRQMLCYSRRIPLHELEARIDAIDAKTIKDVCTKYIYDKSPAIAAVGPIEQLPDYNRIRSGMYWMRT